In Bacillota bacterium, the following are encoded in one genomic region:
- a CDS encoding FAD/NAD(P)-binding oxidoreductase, translating into MTQRVVFLGAGDGGLMAANRLARMMRQELDRGELEILLISDSDRHLYQPGLLYIALDQAQPDGFFRPQRQLTLPGVQLIVDPAVRIAPEKRVVECASGRRVEYDFLVIATGSHPDLDAIPGLRQGGYSFYTTEEALRLRKALQGFQGGRVLMTIGVPHKCPVAPLEFMFILDDYLRRAGLREKTELVYTYPIARLHTVQPVADWTARVFAERNIRGETFFNMESVDPDAHKVSTLEGEEMEYDLLVAIPPHVGAKVVRDSGLADNEGWLPTDPKTLKMKGQERIYVLGDATDLPISKAGSVAHYESEVVARNLVHELRGEPPTVLYDGKVFCFIEAGLEEATYVAFDYKTPPRPTAPAAMIHWFKLAYNEMYWLSLRGLL; encoded by the coding sequence ATGACGCAGCGAGTGGTCTTCCTCGGTGCGGGCGACGGCGGCCTCATGGCCGCCAACCGTCTGGCCCGCATGATGCGCCAGGAGCTGGACCGCGGCGAGCTGGAAATCCTCCTCATCAGCGACAGCGACCGTCATCTCTACCAGCCGGGCCTCCTCTACATCGCCCTGGACCAGGCGCAGCCCGACGGCTTCTTCCGCCCGCAGCGGCAGCTCACCCTTCCCGGCGTCCAGCTGATCGTCGATCCCGCCGTGCGCATCGCGCCCGAGAAGCGGGTGGTGGAATGCGCCAGCGGGAGGCGGGTGGAGTATGACTTCCTGGTCATCGCCACCGGGTCGCACCCCGACCTGGACGCCATCCCGGGGCTCCGACAGGGCGGGTACTCCTTCTACACCACGGAGGAGGCGCTCCGCCTCCGCAAGGCGCTCCAGGGCTTCCAGGGCGGCCGCGTCCTGATGACCATCGGGGTGCCGCACAAGTGCCCGGTGGCCCCCCTGGAGTTCATGTTCATCCTGGACGACTATCTCCGGCGCGCAGGCCTGCGCGAGAAGACGGAGCTGGTCTACACCTACCCCATCGCCCGGCTCCACACCGTCCAGCCGGTGGCCGACTGGACCGCCCGGGTCTTCGCGGAGCGGAACATCCGCGGCGAGACCTTCTTCAACATGGAGAGCGTCGACCCCGACGCCCACAAGGTGAGCACCCTGGAGGGAGAGGAGATGGAGTACGACCTGCTGGTCGCCATCCCGCCGCACGTGGGCGCGAAGGTGGTCCGGGACTCGGGCTTGGCCGACAACGAGGGCTGGCTCCCCACCGACCCCAAGACGCTGAAGATGAAGGGCCAGGAGCGGATCTACGTGCTGGGCGACGCGACGGACCTGCCCATCTCCAAGGCCGGCTCGGTGGCCCACTACGAGTCCGAGGTGGTGGCCAGGAACCTGGTCCACGAGCTGCGTGGCGAGCCGCCCACCGTCCTTTACGACGGCAAGGTCTTCTGCTTCATCGAGGCGGGCCTGGAGGAAGCCACCTACGTCGCCTTCGACTACAAGACCCCGCCCCGGCCGACCGCGCCGGCCGCCATGATCCACTGGTTCAAGCTGGCCTACAACGAGATGTACTGGCTGTCGCTGCGCGGGCTGCTCTAG